Proteins from one Oscillatoria nigro-viridis PCC 7112 genomic window:
- a CDS encoding STAS domain-containing protein, with the protein MNVLVKIVLSHEVLENSQLALFQKEIQRLIESGGKIIMLDFSKINFLKNSELMAVVAIVKLVRDSECILLISAMSAQVRILFELTGLQQIFHCLPFAEEFYLKSELTEPLGGLQSLAS; encoded by the coding sequence ATGAACGTTCTAGTTAAAATTGTTTTGTCTCATGAGGTTTTGGAAAATTCTCAATTGGCTCTGTTTCAGAAAGAAATACAGCGCCTAATTGAAAGCGGTGGCAAAATTATTATGCTGGATTTCTCAAAAATAAATTTCCTGAAAAATTCCGAGTTAATGGCTGTAGTGGCGATCGTGAAATTAGTTAGAGACAGCGAATGTATACTTTTGATCTCTGCCATGAGCGCACAAGTTAGAATTCTATTTGAACTCACGGGACTACAGCAAATATTTCATTGTTTGCCGTTTGCAGAAGAATTTTATCTCAAAAGTGAGCTAACTGAACCGTTAGGAGGTTTGCAAAGTCTTGCTAGCTAG
- the glf gene encoding UDP-galactopyranose mutase, which translates to MFDYLIVGAGFAGSVIAERLANDAGKTVLIIDTRNHIGGNAYDRYDNHGILVHKYGPHIFHTNSRQVFEYLSRFTEWRPYEHRVLASVDGQLLPIPINLNTVNKLYGLNLTSFEVEDFFAKVAEPKDYIRTSEDVVVSKVGRELYEKFFRNYTRKQWGMDPSELDNSVIARVPTRINRDDRYFTDTYQAMPLHGYTRMFEKMLSHPNIKVMLNTDYREIEGFIPYGEMIYTGPVDSYFNYCYGKLPYRSLEFKHETLNVPVHQEAPVVNYPNEHLYTRCTEFKYLTGQEHQKTSIVYEYPQAEGDPYYPVPRPENAEIYKKYKALADATPGVSFVGRLATYRYYNMDQVVAQALTTYTQITTKPVIELVENVNGSASNVSSSNKGVAHRPAAASLEVAAVNHNGKSGSK; encoded by the coding sequence ATGTTTGACTATTTAATCGTCGGAGCCGGATTTGCAGGTAGTGTCATTGCCGAAAGACTAGCAAATGATGCCGGAAAAACTGTCCTGATAATTGATACCCGCAACCACATCGGCGGCAACGCATACGATCGCTACGACAACCACGGCATCCTGGTACATAAATACGGCCCCCACATTTTTCACACCAATTCGCGCCAAGTTTTCGAGTATCTTTCGCGCTTCACCGAGTGGCGGCCCTACGAACACCGCGTCCTCGCCAGCGTTGACGGTCAACTGCTGCCAATTCCGATAAATCTCAACACCGTAAACAAACTTTACGGACTCAATCTCACCTCATTTGAAGTAGAAGATTTCTTCGCGAAAGTAGCAGAACCAAAAGATTACATTCGCACTTCCGAAGATGTAGTTGTCAGCAAAGTCGGTCGCGAACTTTACGAGAAATTCTTCCGCAACTACACCCGCAAACAGTGGGGAATGGACCCGTCGGAACTCGACAACTCAGTGATTGCGCGCGTTCCCACTCGCATTAACCGGGACGATCGCTATTTCACCGATACCTATCAAGCAATGCCCCTGCACGGCTACACTCGGATGTTTGAAAAGATGCTTTCTCACCCAAACATCAAGGTGATGCTGAATACCGACTACCGGGAAATTGAGGGTTTTATCCCTTACGGAGAAATGATTTACACCGGGCCAGTCGATTCCTATTTCAATTATTGCTACGGCAAACTTCCTTACCGTTCCTTGGAATTTAAGCACGAAACGCTGAACGTACCCGTACACCAAGAAGCACCGGTGGTAAATTACCCCAACGAGCATTTATATACTCGCTGCACCGAGTTTAAATACCTCACCGGACAAGAGCATCAAAAAACTAGCATTGTCTACGAATATCCCCAAGCTGAGGGAGACCCTTACTACCCGGTTCCTCGTCCCGAAAATGCCGAAATTTACAAGAAATATAAGGCTTTGGCTGATGCAACTCCGGGAGTCTCTTTCGTGGGAAGGCTGGCGACTTACAGGTATTACAACATGGATCAAGTGGTCGCTCAAGCTCTGACAACTTACACACAAATTACTACCAAGCCGGTGATTGAATTGGTAGAAAATGTTAACGGTTCTGCCTCTAATGTCAGCTCCTCCAATAAGGGAGTTGCCCATCGCCCAGCCGCAGCTTCTCTAGAAGTCGCTGCTGTCAACCACAACGGCAAATCTGGTAGCAAGTAG
- a CDS encoding glycosyltransferase family 1 protein, which yields MSPPENSVNNNYSNKERAWQIRFTSIDPAKSPSQFAPSPALRANLSKTEALDTPDLVCLSHLRWNFVYQRPQHLLSRCAKTRRVFFVEEPVFSAATDWWLDVSIHESGVWVIVPHLSEGISEATAQTAQQAMLDDLFRSAGISQYILWYYTPMAVSFTSHLKPLAVVYDCMDELSAFQGAHPDLKANENQLLKRASVVFTGGHNLYEAKQHQHPNIHPFPSSIEKEHFATARNLSQEPADQKDIPHPRLGFYGVIDERMDIELLAGLAEAKPDWHLVIIGPVVKIDPATLPTHPNIHYLGGKSYQELPAYLGGWDIAMLPFAINESTKFISPTKTPEYLAAGKPVISTPIRDVVRPYGEKGLVRIASNSEEFVACAQEILSESSDVRTKWLSEVDAFLADNSWDNTWGEMLGLIEIAIDEKRQKAEAKMKVLS from the coding sequence ATGTCGCCCCCAGAAAACTCAGTCAACAATAATTATAGCAATAAAGAGCGAGCATGGCAGATCCGATTTACCTCTATAGATCCAGCCAAATCGCCCTCTCAATTTGCTCCCTCGCCCGCATTGCGCGCCAACTTATCCAAAACTGAGGCTTTAGATACACCAGATTTAGTTTGCCTGTCTCATTTGCGGTGGAATTTTGTCTATCAGCGTCCGCAACATCTGTTGAGTCGTTGTGCCAAAACTCGTCGCGTATTCTTTGTAGAAGAACCTGTTTTTAGCGCAGCTACAGATTGGTGGCTTGATGTCAGCATCCACGAAAGCGGAGTCTGGGTAATAGTACCGCACCTGAGCGAAGGAATCAGCGAAGCAACAGCACAAACTGCTCAGCAAGCCATGCTAGATGATTTGTTTCGATCGGCCGGAATCAGCCAGTACATCCTCTGGTATTACACACCAATGGCTGTCAGTTTCACCAGCCACTTAAAGCCGCTAGCTGTAGTCTACGACTGCATGGATGAACTGTCAGCATTTCAAGGCGCGCACCCGGATTTAAAAGCCAATGAAAACCAATTATTAAAGCGCGCTAGCGTAGTATTTACCGGGGGACACAACCTTTACGAAGCCAAACAGCACCAGCACCCAAACATTCACCCCTTCCCCAGCAGCATCGAAAAAGAACACTTTGCGACAGCCAGGAATCTTTCACAAGAACCGGCGGATCAAAAAGACATTCCTCACCCGCGTTTGGGATTTTATGGCGTCATAGACGAACGCATGGATATCGAACTGCTAGCGGGCCTTGCGGAAGCAAAGCCGGACTGGCATTTAGTCATCATTGGCCCGGTGGTAAAAATCGATCCGGCAACTCTGCCAACTCACCCCAATATCCACTATCTCGGCGGCAAATCTTATCAAGAACTGCCCGCGTATCTTGGCGGATGGGATATAGCCATGCTGCCTTTTGCGATTAACGAATCGACTAAGTTTATTAGTCCCACGAAAACTCCAGAATACCTCGCTGCCGGCAAACCGGTGATTTCTACTCCTATCCGCGACGTGGTGCGGCCCTACGGAGAAAAGGGCTTGGTTCGGATTGCTAGCAATTCTGAAGAATTCGTTGCTTGTGCCCAAGAAATCCTCAGCGAAAGTTCGGACGTTCGCACCAAGTGGCTGAGCGAAGTAGACGCCTTTTTAGCAGACAATTCTTGGGACAATACCTGGGGCGAAATGCTGGGGTTGATCGAAATTGCGATCGATGAGAAACGGCAGAAAGCCGAAGCCAAGATGAAAGTTTTAAGTTAG
- a CDS encoding aldo/keto reductase, translated as MRYKLLGHSGLRVSEICLGTMTFGEEWGWGGSYDESRKMFDAFAEAGGNFIDTANLYTNGTSEKYVGEFIAADREKWVVATKYSLNMKNGEINGFGNHRKNMVQAVEASLKRLQVEYIDLLWLHAWDFTTPVEEVMRAFDDLVRAGKVLYIGISNTPAWIISQANTIAHLRGWTPFIGLQIEYSLKERTPERDLIPMAKAFDIGVTAWSPLASGLLTGKYNTSETASEAKRLNSPESGTINERDLKIAGEVSKIAAEIGKPASQVALNWLRQQPVEVIPIVGSRKLSQLQENLACLEFKLTPEQMQQLDKVSAIELGFPHDFLKSSTVQDFAFGGGIAKIDSRRL; from the coding sequence ATGAGATACAAACTACTAGGTCACAGCGGACTTCGCGTTTCGGAAATCTGCCTCGGAACCATGACTTTTGGGGAAGAGTGGGGTTGGGGCGGTTCCTACGACGAAAGCCGTAAAATGTTCGACGCCTTTGCAGAAGCGGGCGGCAATTTCATTGATACCGCCAATCTCTACACCAACGGTACTAGCGAAAAATATGTCGGCGAGTTCATCGCAGCCGATCGCGAAAAATGGGTAGTTGCCACTAAGTATAGCCTCAACATGAAAAATGGCGAAATCAACGGTTTCGGCAACCACCGCAAAAATATGGTACAAGCAGTAGAAGCAAGTTTGAAGCGATTGCAAGTTGAATACATAGATTTGCTGTGGCTGCACGCTTGGGATTTTACCACACCAGTCGAAGAAGTAATGCGCGCTTTTGACGATTTGGTGCGCGCCGGCAAAGTTCTTTATATCGGCATTTCTAATACGCCGGCTTGGATTATTTCTCAAGCAAATACGATCGCCCATCTGCGCGGTTGGACACCATTTATCGGCTTGCAAATCGAGTATTCTTTAAAAGAGCGAACTCCCGAACGGGATTTGATCCCTATGGCAAAAGCCTTTGATATTGGAGTCACAGCTTGGAGCCCCCTAGCAAGCGGTTTGCTGACAGGAAAATACAACACTTCAGAAACAGCCAGCGAAGCTAAACGGCTGAATTCACCTGAATCGGGAACAATTAACGAACGAGACCTCAAAATTGCTGGCGAAGTTAGCAAAATAGCAGCCGAAATTGGCAAACCCGCTTCTCAAGTAGCCCTAAATTGGCTGCGACAACAGCCAGTCGAAGTTATTCCGATTGTGGGTTCGCGCAAACTCTCGCAACTTCAGGAAAATCTGGCTTGTTTGGAGTTTAAATTAACCCCCGAACAAATGCAGCAGTTAGACAAAGTAAGCGCAATTGAATTGGGTTTCCCTCACGATTTCTTAAAGAGTTCGACGGTGCAAGATTTTGCCTTTGGAGGAGGAATCGCCAAAATTGACAGCCGCCGACTGTAA
- a CDS encoding fasciclin domain-containing protein: MADIVDTAVSAGSFTTLVAAVKAAGLVDTLKGAGPFTVFAPTDEAFAKLPAGTVEALLKDIPKLTKILTYHVVSGKVMAADAVKLKSAKTVEGSEVKIDASNGVKINDSTVTTADVAADNGVIHIIDSVLLPA; the protein is encoded by the coding sequence TTGGCTGATATCGTTGATACCGCCGTTTCGGCAGGCTCTTTTACAACCCTAGTTGCTGCTGTCAAAGCTGCTGGTTTAGTAGATACTCTCAAAGGCGCTGGCCCCTTCACAGTTTTTGCGCCTACTGACGAAGCTTTTGCTAAGCTTCCCGCAGGTACTGTAGAAGCACTGCTTAAGGACATTCCTAAGCTCACAAAAATCTTGACTTATCATGTCGTTTCTGGCAAAGTTATGGCCGCTGATGCGGTCAAGCTGAAATCGGCTAAGACAGTTGAAGGTTCAGAAGTTAAAATTGATGCTTCCAATGGCGTCAAAATCAATGATTCTACCGTTACAACAGCCGATGTTGCTGCTGATAATGGCGTCATCCACATTATTGATTCAGTCTTGCTTCCTGCGTAA
- a CDS encoding CobW family GTP-binding protein, which yields MQSTTNQPETEPAMDAPKHGLPVTIITGFLGSGKTTLLNHILTNQQGLKTAVLVNEFGEIGIDNELIVTTDDNMVELNNGCICCTINEDLVNAVYKVLERQENLDYLVVETTGLADPLPVAMTFLGTELRDLTRLDSIVTVVDAANYSLDLFNSQAAYSQIAYGDIIILNKTDLVEEADLDLLEVKIRDVKEGARILRTVKSEVPLPLVLSVGLFESDKYFQSEETPSSHDHHEHHEHHEHHEHHEHHDHSHHDHSHHDHSHHDHSHHLENDGFTSISFQSDKPFSLRKFQYFLDNQLPINVFRAKGIMWFEESPKRHIFHLSGKRFSMDDDEWKGDRKNQLVLIGQGLDTETLRSQLENCLCMPSTNRGKGFGKN from the coding sequence ATGCAATCTACAACAAATCAGCCCGAGACAGAACCGGCGATGGACGCTCCCAAACACGGATTGCCCGTTACAATCATTACAGGATTTCTCGGCAGCGGCAAAACAACCCTGCTCAACCACATCCTGACCAATCAGCAGGGTTTGAAAACAGCAGTTTTGGTAAATGAATTTGGCGAAATCGGCATCGACAACGAACTGATTGTCACCACCGACGACAACATGGTTGAGCTGAACAACGGCTGCATCTGCTGCACAATTAATGAAGATTTAGTTAATGCAGTTTACAAAGTTCTGGAACGTCAAGAAAATCTCGATTATCTGGTAGTGGAAACAACCGGACTCGCCGACCCGCTGCCAGTAGCGATGACTTTTTTAGGCACAGAACTGCGCGATCTGACTCGTCTCGATTCGATAGTTACAGTAGTAGACGCAGCCAACTACAGCTTAGATTTGTTCAACTCTCAAGCAGCTTACAGTCAAATAGCTTACGGCGATATAATTATCCTCAACAAAACTGATTTGGTTGAAGAAGCAGATTTAGATTTGTTGGAAGTTAAGATTCGCGATGTCAAAGAAGGTGCTAGAATTCTGCGAACCGTAAAATCGGAAGTTCCCTTACCGCTAGTCCTCAGCGTGGGATTGTTTGAATCGGACAAATATTTCCAATCTGAGGAAACTCCTAGCAGTCACGACCATCACGAACATCACGAACATCACGAACATCACGAACATCACGAACATCACGACCACAGCCATCACGACCACAGCCATCACGACCACAGCCATCACGACCACTCCCACCATTTAGAAAATGACGGATTTACCTCAATTTCTTTCCAGAGCGACAAGCCGTTTTCTCTGAGGAAATTTCAATATTTCTTAGACAACCAACTGCCAATAAATGTGTTTCGCGCGAAAGGGATTATGTGGTTTGAAGAAAGTCCCAAACGGCATATTTTTCACTTGAGCGGTAAGCGATTTTCGATGGATGACGACGAGTGGAAAGGCGATCGCAAAAACCAGCTTGTTCTCATTGGTCAGGGTTTGGATACGGAGACTTTGCGATCGCAACTCGAAAACTGTCTTTGTATGCCTTCAACCAATCGCGGCAAAGGTTTTGGGAAAAACTAA
- the dtd gene encoding D-aminoacyl-tRNA deacylase yields MRVIIQRVKSSQVEIDGQIVGKIGGGLNLLVGIADTDTEAELDWMARKCLELRLFPDTAGDTGRWNKSVQDIGGELLVVSQFTLYGDCRKGRRPSFDRSAAPERAEMFYDKFVEKLRQSGLKVETGLFGAMMQVSIENDGPVTLVLEKESG; encoded by the coding sequence ATGCGAGTCATCATCCAGCGAGTCAAATCATCTCAAGTCGAAATTGACGGTCAAATTGTCGGCAAAATTGGCGGCGGACTTAACTTGCTTGTAGGTATTGCAGACACCGACACCGAAGCAGAACTCGATTGGATGGCTCGCAAATGCCTAGAATTGCGTTTGTTTCCCGACACTGCCGGGGATACCGGCCGCTGGAACAAGTCCGTACAGGACATCGGCGGCGAGTTGCTGGTTGTGAGTCAGTTTACGCTCTATGGGGACTGCCGCAAAGGTCGGCGACCTTCCTTTGACCGATCGGCAGCTCCTGAACGAGCTGAAATGTTTTATGATAAATTTGTCGAAAAGTTGCGCCAGAGCGGCTTAAAAGTCGAAACAGGCTTGTTTGGAGCGATGATGCAAGTCTCGATCGAGAATGACGGGCCGGTGACTTTGGTATTAGAGAAAGAATCAGGGTGA
- a CDS encoding HetZ-related protein encodes MTVKTATTVHCNTASGFNCIPATSSEPNAEINTVPSINILALADFALKELQAEMKTPSRSAQAVAMRIAKEVERICQKSDRIQISGEVEAWQITLAEHRLQKTLQYYRLGSKQGRVELHSHLAAMIYRHVASFRSNLNFQARYNMIEDFLQGFYIESLRAFRREHQLDVTYQPRTQLELAEYMAFTEHYAKRQIGLPGRNRQRLIVLRAQGFAKGQPPETAIDIEMAVESGKGEEAEMYSRSPALQQVREQMVSETVDPADAVLRDRVVSELIAYLESQNQPECVNYLTLKLQDFSASEIDRVLGLSARQRDYLQQRFKYHVEKFARTQNWKLVHEWLGADVDQKLGMTSDKWEEFRAQLAPEMQQLLEMKRNQESDKAIATALKCTPKQVQKRWAQLLELASQTRNSSQA; translated from the coding sequence ATGACTGTCAAAACTGCCACCACCGTCCACTGCAACACCGCTTCTGGCTTCAACTGCATTCCGGCTACCTCCAGCGAACCAAACGCCGAAATCAATACTGTTCCCAGCATCAATATCCTCGCTTTGGCTGACTTCGCCCTCAAAGAATTGCAAGCGGAAATGAAAACTCCCAGCCGCAGCGCTCAAGCAGTGGCGATGCGGATTGCTAAGGAAGTCGAACGGATTTGCCAAAAAAGCGATCGCATCCAAATTTCCGGCGAAGTTGAAGCTTGGCAAATCACTTTGGCCGAGCACCGGTTGCAAAAAACCCTGCAATACTACCGCCTCGGTTCCAAACAAGGCCGCGTCGAACTGCATTCTCACCTCGCGGCTATGATTTACCGCCATGTTGCTTCTTTCCGCTCGAACTTGAACTTCCAAGCTCGCTACAACATGATTGAAGACTTTTTGCAAGGCTTTTACATCGAATCTCTGCGAGCTTTCCGCCGCGAACACCAACTCGATGTCACCTACCAGCCTCGCACGCAGCTAGAATTGGCTGAGTACATGGCTTTTACCGAACACTACGCCAAGCGCCAAATCGGCTTACCGGGCCGCAACCGCCAGCGCCTGATCGTGTTGCGCGCTCAAGGATTTGCCAAGGGCCAGCCTCCGGAAACTGCGATCGACATTGAAATGGCTGTAGAATCCGGCAAGGGAGAAGAAGCGGAAATGTACAGCCGCTCTCCGGCGCTGCAACAAGTGCGCGAGCAAATGGTATCGGAAACTGTCGATCCGGCTGATGCTGTGCTGCGCGATCGAGTAGTCTCGGAATTGATCGCCTATCTGGAATCGCAAAATCAGCCAGAATGCGTGAATTACTTAACTTTAAAATTGCAAGATTTTTCGGCTTCGGAAATCGATCGAGTTCTCGGTTTGTCTGCCCGCCAGCGCGACTACTTGCAACAGCGGTTTAAGTACCACGTCGAAAAATTTGCCCGCACTCAAAATTGGAAACTCGTCCACGAATGGCTGGGTGCTGATGTCGATCAAAAGCTGGGAATGACTTCGGACAAATGGGAAGAATTTCGCGCTCAACTTGCGCCCGAAATGCAGCAACTGTTAGAAATGAAGCGGAATCAAGAAAGCGACAAGGCGATCGCCACCGCCCTCAAATGCACTCCCAAACAAGTCCAAAAACGCTGGGCGCAACTGTTGGAGCTGGCTAGCCAGACTCGCAACAGCAGCCAAGCTTAA
- a CDS encoding PRC-barrel domain-containing protein, which yields MLLDKIEEFNPNYREVAFNGEDIKGLDIYAGNTHEKIGSIDTAIVDETGRFRYFVVDTGFSIFGKKVLVPVALCRVEVDAERIYATGLRSKNQAERLPRYEDGMVVDYDYEEQVRGVYRTLTVEASPPVEASLPLETSLPVQASAPVSMPRSVSNQARAADYDRNTYTYEQELQLYQMNERGHHQFRL from the coding sequence ATGTTACTTGACAAAATTGAAGAATTTAATCCCAACTACCGCGAAGTTGCTTTTAATGGCGAAGATATCAAAGGTCTGGATATCTATGCTGGAAATACACATGAGAAGATTGGCTCCATCGATACCGCGATCGTTGATGAGACAGGGCGTTTCCGATATTTTGTTGTTGACACGGGTTTCTCGATTTTTGGCAAGAAGGTATTAGTCCCAGTTGCTCTTTGTCGAGTAGAGGTTGATGCAGAACGCATCTACGCGACGGGTTTGAGGAGTAAAAACCAAGCAGAAAGACTACCCAGGTATGAGGATGGGATGGTGGTTGATTACGATTATGAAGAACAAGTGCGGGGTGTTTATCGTACTCTAACTGTAGAAGCGTCTCCACCTGTAGAAGCATCATTGCCTTTAGAAACCTCATTGCCTGTACAAGCATCTGCACCAGTTTCTATGCCGCGTTCTGTCTCTAACCAAGCTAGGGCTGCTGATTATGACCGCAACACCTACACTTACGAACAAGAGCTTCAATTGTATCAGATGAACGAGCGCGGTCATCACCAATTCCGACTCTAA
- a CDS encoding YsnF/AvaK domain-containing protein, producing MVAEKSRHKAGEVAIGKRVETETARVSIPTEKERVVIESITPDKAGAPVTRDTPFKQEKVMRMEVYEETADIKKEAFVREEVNIRKEVETETVEATETLRREELDVKTQGR from the coding sequence CTGGTTGCAGAAAAAAGCCGTCATAAAGCTGGCGAGGTAGCAATTGGCAAGCGAGTAGAAACCGAAACAGCACGAGTTTCAATTCCCACAGAAAAAGAGCGAGTTGTAATTGAGAGTATAACTCCAGACAAGGCAGGTGCGCCAGTAACTCGGGATACTCCCTTCAAGCAGGAAAAGGTGATGCGTATGGAAGTTTACGAAGAAACTGCTGATATCAAAAAAGAAGCTTTCGTGCGCGAAGAAGTTAACATCAGGAAAGAAGTTGAAACGGAGACCGTTGAGGCAACGGAAACACTGCGTCGCGAAGAGTTGGACGTGAAGACGCAAGGGCGTTAG
- a CDS encoding DUF1206 domain-containing protein: MKGNNSPTDSIKQSIGQAASHAWFERLARLGYASKGLVYFIVGFLAAQAAFSMGGRTTDTRGALSEIVNQPFGKFLLFLVTIGIIGYALWRIVQTILDPEHQGDKMDAKRIAQRIGYALSALAYAGLALTAVKLIMGSGGGNSDTTQDLTAQILAQPFGQWLVGLTGSIVIGVGFYYFYEAYKAKFRRHFKLDEMSQTELIWATRLGRCGIAARGIVFVIIGFFLIQAARLSDASQTKGLGEVLAILAQQPFSPVILGLVPLGLIAYGIYSVIEARYRRLLRS; encoded by the coding sequence ATGAAAGGGAACAACTCACCCACCGACAGCATTAAACAGTCAATTGGACAGGCAGCTTCTCATGCCTGGTTTGAGCGACTGGCAAGATTGGGATATGCTTCCAAAGGCTTAGTTTACTTTATTGTCGGTTTTTTAGCAGCACAAGCAGCCTTTAGTATGGGAGGCAGGACAACCGATACTAGGGGTGCATTATCAGAAATTGTTAACCAACCCTTCGGTAAATTTCTGCTATTTCTTGTAACGATTGGCATTATTGGTTATGCCCTTTGGCGTATCGTTCAGACAATTCTCGACCCTGAACACCAAGGAGACAAAATGGATGCCAAGCGAATTGCCCAACGCATTGGCTACGCCTTAAGTGCTTTAGCTTACGCAGGTTTGGCTTTAACGGCTGTAAAACTGATAATGGGTTCGGGCGGTGGTAATAGCGATACAACCCAAGATTTGACAGCCCAAATTTTAGCGCAACCGTTTGGACAATGGCTGGTAGGATTGACAGGTTCAATCGTTATTGGTGTAGGATTTTATTATTTTTACGAAGCATATAAAGCCAAATTTCGCCGCCATTTCAAGCTAGATGAAATGAGCCAAACCGAGCTAATTTGGGCGACACGGTTGGGTCGATGCGGAATTGCTGCCCGTGGAATTGTTTTCGTTATCATCGGTTTTTTCTTAATTCAAGCAGCAAGGTTATCGGATGCCAGCCAAACGAAGGGATTGGGCGAGGTGTTGGCAATTCTGGCACAACAGCCTTTTAGTCCAGTGATTTTGGGTCTAGTACCTTTGGGTTTAATTGCCTATGGCATTTACTCGGTAATTGAAGCTCGCTATCGGCGACTTTTGCGCTCATAA
- a CDS encoding DUF3611 family protein: MNQPESLSQPLTQSEFVATFRLFSRFSFWIQLFLGAVSGIVLVFAMLGRNMSEQTNNAGIGFGVFLAIVGLLLLCFRIFWDFRYRLLGRLLHAENSQVYPSKEHITHTLRIGLVSSLVGVLIAFVASEETVAVVLAKTLSQPQAMAAYAPENVIRSLDIFVTMANVNLIGAHFFGAVTSLGLLNWVED; the protein is encoded by the coding sequence ATGAATCAACCAGAATCCTTGTCGCAACCGCTGACCCAAAGCGAATTCGTCGCAACTTTTCGCTTGTTCAGTCGATTTAGCTTCTGGATACAGTTATTCTTGGGTGCTGTTTCCGGCATTGTTTTAGTATTTGCTATGTTGGGTCGCAACATGAGCGAGCAAACCAATAATGCAGGTATTGGTTTCGGGGTATTTTTAGCAATAGTTGGCCTGTTATTGCTGTGCTTTAGAATTTTTTGGGATTTTCGCTATAGGCTTTTAGGCCGACTTTTGCACGCCGAAAATTCCCAGGTATATCCCAGCAAAGAACATATTACTCACACCTTACGGATTGGATTAGTTTCTAGTTTGGTGGGGGTATTAATCGCGTTTGTCGCTTCTGAAGAAACAGTTGCTGTAGTGCTAGCGAAAACTCTTAGTCAGCCCCAAGCGATGGCAGCTTATGCGCCAGAAAATGTGATTCGTTCGCTAGATATTTTTGTGACGATGGCAAACGTCAATCTGATTGGCGCTCACTTTTTTGGAGCTGTTACTTCTCTTGGGTTACTCAATTGGGTAGAGGATTAG